One region of Sulfurisphaera ohwakuensis genomic DNA includes:
- a CDS encoding DUF1634 domain-containing protein: MDLNDVVGYTLRIGVIISIILILIGFVFLYRDKDFNELVSPYSRINTSVINPNSVPTNAFSGNGLDLILLGLMVLIATPVARVLIGIIQFARERNIIYTIITIIVFFNLMLAIFILPLFIH, encoded by the coding sequence ATGGATTTAAATGACGTTGTTGGATATACTCTTCGTATTGGTGTCATAATTAGCATTATATTAATACTCATAGGATTTGTGTTCTTGTATAGAGATAAAGATTTCAATGAACTAGTTTCCCCTTACTCAAGAATAAATACTTCTGTAATAAACCCAAACTCTGTACCTACTAATGCATTTTCTGGTAATGGTCTTGATTTAATACTCCTAGGTCTAATGGTTCTTATTGCAACACCAGTAGCAAGAGTATTAATAGGCATTATACAATTTGCTAGAGAGAGAAATATCATATATACAATTATTACAATAATAGTATTCTTTAACTTAATGCTAGCAATATTTATATTACCGCTTTTCATACATTAA
- a CDS encoding helix-turn-helix transcriptional regulator, translating into MIIHVYNQTQIYLPVQNYSAINSTSPFRIFGNIVILKYPNSTLSYKTSIRNEIKINEPYNITVSVIIPDSTYVTYISTLPTSVTVSNNLLNLTFYASNLTLIYASNLTTSGNNSFYSLLLLITFALSLISTGILSFLLVRNLRRGRVEEPILVSGLDERDKLILEAISKGADSIAKISKLTGLSRATVYRRVKKLISLGYVREIREGNKIRYEENKKE; encoded by the coding sequence GTGATTATACACGTATACAATCAAACTCAGATTTATCTCCCAGTGCAAAATTATTCTGCTATTAATTCTACATCCCCTTTTAGAATTTTTGGAAATATAGTTATTCTAAAATATCCAAACTCTACATTAAGCTATAAAACTTCTATCAGGAATGAAATAAAAATTAATGAACCATATAATATAACAGTGAGCGTTATAATTCCAGATTCAACTTATGTTACATATATCTCTACATTACCTACCTCAGTTACAGTGAGTAACAATCTATTAAATTTAACTTTCTATGCGTCTAATCTGACTCTGATATATGCATCTAACCTTACAACTTCTGGGAATAATTCTTTTTATTCTTTGCTTTTACTCATAACCTTTGCCCTAAGTTTAATTTCTACTGGTATACTTTCTTTTTTGTTAGTTAGAAATTTAAGAAGAGGAAGAGTCGAAGAACCAATTTTAGTATCTGGATTAGATGAAAGAGATAAATTAATACTTGAAGCTATTTCAAAGGGAGCGGACTCAATAGCAAAAATTTCTAAATTAACTGGCTTGTCAAGGGCTACTGTTTATAGGAGAGTTAAGAAACTTATTAGCTTAGGTTACGTTAGGGAAATTAGAGAGGGAAACAAAATAAGATATGAAGAGAATAAAAAGGAGTAA
- a CDS encoding rubrerythrin family protein produces the protein MKDLKGTKTAENLKQGFIGESMANRRYLYFAKRADEEGYPEIAGLLRSIAEGETAHAFGHLDFIRQGGLTDPATDKPIGTLEQMIESAIAGETYEWTQMYPGFAKVAREEGFPEVAEWFETLARAEKSHAEKFQNVLKQLKGGT, from the coding sequence ATGAAAGATCTAAAAGGAACTAAAACGGCTGAAAACCTAAAACAAGGATTTATAGGCGAATCTATGGCAAATAGAAGATACTTATATTTTGCAAAGAGGGCTGATGAAGAAGGGTATCCAGAAATAGCTGGACTATTAAGGAGTATAGCAGAGGGAGAAACAGCCCATGCATTTGGTCATTTGGACTTTATTAGACAGGGAGGATTAACAGATCCAGCTACTGATAAACCAATTGGGACTTTAGAACAGATGATCGAATCTGCAATTGCTGGAGAAACTTATGAATGGACACAAATGTACCCTGGATTTGCAAAGGTGGCAAGAGAAGAAGGTTTCCCAGAAGTAGCTGAATGGTTTGAGACTTTAGCCAGAGCTGAAAAGAGTCATGCTGAAAAATTCCAAAATGTGTTAAAGCAGTTAAAGGGAGGAACATAA
- a CDS encoding DUF3501 family protein, protein MVKITVQDIIPWKEYEKIRMEKIRRIAQIKDKRRVELGDRLTLLFENRDTVLHQIQEMVYLDRLEDEKDIQHEINVYSSLLPCNGKIKATLYINAYDFNDLKKVFSELKGIYNSVFLKVGEKLIQGEPEAGREQGDEFSTVQYLTFDLEGEKSTQIEVFVLHENYKVSKKLPEDLAKELIEEAYEECS, encoded by the coding sequence ATGGTTAAAATAACTGTTCAAGATATAATTCCGTGGAAAGAGTATGAGAAGATAAGAATGGAAAAAATTAGAAGAATTGCACAGATTAAAGATAAGAGAAGAGTAGAACTAGGAGATAGGCTAACTTTACTTTTCGAAAATAGAGATACAGTCCTTCATCAAATTCAAGAAATGGTTTACTTAGATAGACTTGAAGATGAAAAAGATATTCAACACGAAATTAACGTTTATTCCTCATTATTGCCTTGTAACGGAAAAATTAAAGCTACTTTATACATAAATGCGTATGACTTTAACGATTTGAAGAAAGTATTTAGTGAGCTAAAAGGTATTTACAACTCAGTTTTCCTTAAAGTAGGTGAAAAATTAATTCAGGGTGAACCAGAAGCTGGAAGAGAACAAGGTGATGAATTTAGTACAGTGCAATATTTGACTTTTGATCTTGAGGGAGAAAAAAGCACTCAAATAGAAGTTTTTGTCCTTCATGAGAACTATAAAGTATCAAAGAAATTACCAGAAGATTTAGCGAAAGAGTTAATAGAAGAAGCCTATGAAGAATGTAGCTAA
- a CDS encoding heterodisulfide reductase-related iron-sulfur binding cluster: MYNLNPEDKSFFDSSKLLSEFIRQASICHGCRLCFNYCFAFPKLFKLTDDKGPKNLTLDDLEEITKECFHCKMCYNNCPYTPPHEFAMDFADLMDWAWLYFRSQKPLTLRDFLFELVDGTNLARPLVSKLYPHTRRLLGISEDAPMPLVKEKGFLREVKPKRIEKPIAKVVLFHTCLVENFYPELGFDLVEVFNKLGIEVVTANFLCCGAPMLDVGDSKRLKKNAEYNYSLMRKFIEQGYDIVSPIPTCTLMLSKEYPLILQKEGIKVYDAMEYLLKLDREGKIKISGKLEKSIFYHPPCHLKYLKVGYAGVTIMRKLGAKVEISDKGCSGIDGGWGLRNYEKARVVGSKMMNAFAENKADIFMTECPLAGLQIQKASKRQPLHPIQILKEVLSNG; the protein is encoded by the coding sequence ATGTATAACCTAAATCCAGAAGATAAATCTTTTTTTGATTCTTCTAAACTCTTGTCCGAGTTTATAAGACAAGCATCAATATGTCACGGTTGTAGGTTATGTTTTAATTATTGTTTTGCCTTTCCCAAGTTGTTTAAATTAACTGACGATAAAGGACCAAAAAACTTAACATTAGATGATCTTGAGGAAATAACTAAAGAATGTTTCCACTGTAAAATGTGTTATAATAACTGCCCCTACACACCACCCCATGAATTTGCAATGGATTTTGCGGATTTAATGGACTGGGCATGGCTGTATTTTAGATCTCAAAAACCATTAACCTTACGTGATTTCCTTTTTGAGCTTGTTGATGGTACTAATTTAGCTAGACCACTAGTATCTAAACTTTATCCACATACCAGAAGATTACTAGGAATAAGTGAGGATGCACCAATGCCACTCGTTAAAGAAAAAGGATTTTTAAGAGAAGTTAAACCTAAAAGAATTGAAAAACCTATAGCCAAAGTGGTATTGTTTCATACATGTCTAGTAGAAAACTTTTACCCAGAACTTGGATTTGACCTAGTAGAAGTTTTTAATAAGTTAGGAATTGAGGTAGTTACGGCTAACTTTTTATGTTGTGGAGCCCCCATGTTAGATGTTGGTGATTCTAAAAGATTGAAAAAGAATGCTGAATATAATTACTCTTTAATGAGAAAGTTTATAGAACAAGGATATGACATTGTTTCTCCAATTCCCACATGTACGTTGATGTTAAGTAAAGAATATCCCCTCATTCTGCAAAAGGAAGGGATAAAAGTTTATGATGCAATGGAGTATTTACTTAAATTAGATAGAGAAGGGAAGATAAAGATTTCTGGCAAATTAGAAAAATCAATATTTTATCATCCTCCGTGTCATCTAAAGTATTTAAAAGTTGGATATGCTGGAGTTACCATTATGAGAAAGTTGGGAGCTAAAGTTGAAATATCCGATAAGGGTTGTTCTGGAATTGACGGAGGATGGGGATTAAGGAATTACGAAAAGGCTAGAGTAGTAGGCAGTAAAATGATGAATGCTTTTGCTGAAAATAAGGCAGACATTTTCATGACTGAATGCCCACTAGCTGGACTACAGATACAAAAAGCTTCAAAAAGGCAACCTTTACATCCAATCCAAATTTTAAAGGAGGTGTTAAGTAATGGTTAA
- a CDS encoding sulfite exporter TauE/SafE family protein: MLLTFIALLFVASIIAGLLGSLTGLGGGVVLTPVLVLFLGVPIEYAVGASLISTIATSASSGSRYIKTGLAHMRIAIALEIATTTGAITGSFLEYIIEEEHLFKLLDIIFGGVLIFSVIPNFIRMKSEVPVYVNPDGFSSKLRFNGSYYDEALKKEVTYHGVRYPLGLLGMYIAGLISGLLGIGSGALKVLAMDLGMNLPFKISTATSSFMIGVTAATSSGIYWALGIIDPIIVGITIPGVFVGSNFGSRYLNKLMNRRLRQIFTLVLIILGIQLILRGFDIFG; encoded by the coding sequence ATGTTGCTGACATTTATAGCTCTTCTTTTTGTAGCCTCAATTATAGCTGGGCTGTTAGGCTCTTTAACTGGATTAGGTGGAGGAGTAGTTTTAACTCCAGTTTTAGTACTTTTTTTAGGAGTTCCAATTGAATACGCAGTAGGGGCAAGCCTAATATCAACTATAGCAACTTCTGCTTCATCTGGCTCTAGATATATAAAAACTGGATTAGCCCATATGAGAATCGCAATAGCTTTAGAAATTGCAACAACTACTGGAGCTATTACTGGATCTTTTCTAGAATATATTATTGAAGAAGAGCATTTGTTTAAGCTTTTAGATATAATTTTTGGAGGTGTTTTAATATTTTCTGTTATTCCTAACTTCATAAGAATGAAGAGCGAAGTTCCAGTATATGTTAATCCAGATGGATTTTCATCAAAACTTAGGTTTAATGGAAGCTATTATGATGAAGCTTTGAAGAAGGAGGTAACATATCATGGCGTTAGATACCCTTTAGGCCTATTAGGAATGTACATTGCTGGTCTAATATCGGGACTTTTAGGAATAGGCTCTGGAGCTCTAAAAGTATTGGCTATGGATTTAGGGATGAATTTACCATTTAAGATAAGTACAGCTACAAGTAGTTTTATGATTGGTGTTACTGCAGCTACAAGTTCTGGGATTTATTGGGCATTAGGAATAATAGACCCAATAATCGTTGGCATTACTATCCCCGGTGTATTTGTAGGATCTAATTTTGGTTCCAGATATTTAAACAAATTAATGAACAGAAGACTAAGACAAATATTTACTCTCGTTCTAATAATCTTAGGAATTCAACTAATTTTAAGGGGGTTTGATATCTTTGGATGA
- a CDS encoding sulfite exporter TauE/SafE family protein yields the protein MNDLLFIISLLLSSIIAGFIGSLTGLGGATVLVPIYTLFLSIPIEYATGASLISTIATSSGAASAYIKDRITNVKIGMGLEIATTTGAIVGSLIAHYIYEHHLAFILFIIFGIVILTSIYPQLKKASLELPKPMKPDWTTRVFQLYGKYYDVALRQEVEYYGVRWWLGEIIMFFAGMISGLLGIGSGALKVIGMDWAMNLPIKVSTTTSNFMIGVTAATSSSLYWIFGYIQPVMAGITAIGVLIGSFIGSKVLPKIRNVRLRLIFMLILAFLGIEMIIRGVELWI from the coding sequence ATGAATGATCTTTTATTTATTATTTCTCTGCTCCTTTCGAGTATTATCGCCGGATTTATAGGATCCTTAACAGGATTAGGTGGAGCTACAGTATTAGTACCAATCTATACTCTCTTTTTATCAATTCCAATAGAATATGCCACTGGAGCAAGTCTAATATCAACTATAGCAACCTCAAGCGGAGCAGCTAGTGCGTACATCAAAGATAGAATTACTAACGTTAAAATAGGCATGGGTTTAGAGATTGCTACAACAACTGGAGCTATAGTTGGTTCACTTATTGCTCATTATATCTATGAGCATCACTTAGCCTTTATTCTCTTTATAATCTTCGGAATTGTAATTCTAACTTCTATTTATCCTCAGCTAAAGAAGGCTTCATTAGAACTCCCGAAACCAATGAAGCCTGATTGGACTACGAGAGTTTTTCAGCTTTATGGAAAGTATTATGATGTTGCATTAAGACAAGAGGTAGAGTATTATGGAGTGAGATGGTGGTTAGGAGAAATAATTATGTTTTTTGCCGGTATGATATCTGGGCTTCTAGGAATAGGTTCTGGAGCTCTAAAAGTTATCGGAATGGATTGGGCTATGAATTTACCAATTAAGGTAAGTACTACTACTAGTAATTTTATGATTGGTGTTACTGCAGCTACAAGTAGTTCATTATACTGGATTTTCGGGTATATCCAACCGGTGATGGCTGGTATAACCGCGATTGGAGTTCTTATTGGTTCTTTTATAGGAAGTAAAGTCTTACCAAAAATAAGAAATGTAAGATTAAGATTAATTTTCATGCTTATCTTAGCGTTTTTAGGTATTGAAATGATAATTAGAGGGGTAGAATTATGGATTTAA
- a CDS encoding DUF1634 domain-containing protein, translating into MDEKKLISLTLRIGIAISSSLVILGLLLFLVTNSNYNIYNFNTSNLNLLNYSNPLAIILYGIIALISIPLLVVSEQIIIYLLEKDKIYVIISVLVFTIMVFAILVMPKIIMH; encoded by the coding sequence TTGGATGAAAAGAAATTAATCTCATTAACTTTAAGAATTGGTATAGCTATATCATCATCTCTTGTAATATTAGGTTTATTACTATTTCTAGTAACTAATTCTAACTATAATATATACAATTTTAATACTTCTAATCTTAATTTGCTTAATTATAGTAATCCATTGGCGATAATCTTATATGGTATAATTGCACTCATTTCTATTCCTCTTCTTGTAGTTTCAGAGCAAATAATAATATATCTATTAGAAAAAGACAAAATTTATGTAATTATAAGTGTACTCGTATTTACCATAATGGTTTTCGCAATACTTGTAATGCCCAAGATTATTATGCATTAA
- a CDS encoding CBS domain-containing protein translates to MIVSQLITKKPVIASKNISIREAAKIMKKEEVGSLVIVDKDYKAIGIVTERDLLYAIADEIPLDKPVSEIMSQNPVTIEENSDISEAVALMTSREIRHLIVVDHDGKVKGVISIRDVARAVGAIALDLAFW, encoded by the coding sequence GTGATTGTTTCTCAACTCATAACTAAAAAACCTGTAATTGCAAGTAAGAATATTTCAATAAGAGAAGCAGCTAAAATTATGAAAAAAGAGGAAGTTGGATCTTTAGTCATAGTCGATAAGGATTATAAAGCTATTGGGATTGTTACTGAGAGAGATTTATTATATGCTATAGCAGATGAAATTCCACTAGATAAACCAGTTTCTGAAATAATGAGTCAAAATCCAGTAACTATTGAAGAAAATAGTGATATAAGTGAGGCTGTGGCATTAATGACTTCAAGGGAGATAAGACATCTAATTGTTGTGGATCATGATGGAAAAGTTAAGGGTGTAATTAGTATAAGGGATGTTGCAAGAGCTGTAGGTGCTATAGCATTAGATTTAGCCTTTTGGTAA
- a CDS encoding mandelate racemase/muconate lactonizing enzyme family protein yields MAKISEIEPLVLAHTEKGSATWASVMIVVKVVTSNGMVGYGEAVPTLRVINVYNTIKQVSKGYIGKEAEEPEENYQEWYKQDFYLARSFESATATSAIDQALWDIVGKELGAPIYKLLGGKVRDKIPVYANGWYQDAITPEDFAEKAKEVVKRGYKALKFDPFGPYYNWIDEKGLKEAEERVKAVREAVGNDVDILIEHHGRFNADSAILIAKRLEKYNPMFMEEPVHHEDIEGLRKYRQHTSLNIALGERLISLKETAVYVSEGLVNILQPDLCNIGGITIGRKVISLAEAFDVEIAFHNAFGSIQNAYSLQMSAITPNLYLLENFYDWFPQWKRDIVFDETKIENGHVKVPDKPGIGVSINEKLIESLKVEPKELEVQEEPVWVVKGTWKKYLT; encoded by the coding sequence ATGGCTAAAATTTCTGAAATAGAACCATTAGTATTAGCTCATACTGAAAAAGGTAGTGCTACATGGGCATCTGTAATGATTGTTGTAAAAGTCGTGACTTCTAATGGAATGGTAGGTTACGGAGAAGCAGTACCAACTTTAAGGGTTATAAACGTCTATAATACAATAAAGCAAGTCAGTAAGGGTTACATCGGGAAAGAAGCTGAAGAACCAGAGGAAAATTATCAAGAATGGTATAAACAAGACTTTTATTTGGCTAGGTCTTTTGAATCGGCAACAGCAACTAGTGCAATAGATCAAGCATTATGGGATATAGTGGGTAAAGAGTTAGGAGCACCAATTTACAAACTTTTAGGAGGAAAAGTTAGAGATAAAATACCAGTTTATGCTAATGGTTGGTATCAAGATGCCATAACTCCAGAGGATTTTGCTGAGAAAGCCAAAGAAGTTGTTAAGCGTGGCTACAAGGCATTAAAATTTGATCCATTTGGTCCTTATTATAATTGGATAGACGAAAAAGGTTTGAAAGAAGCTGAGGAGAGAGTTAAAGCTGTTAGAGAAGCAGTTGGCAATGACGTTGATATTCTTATTGAACACCACGGTAGATTTAATGCAGATAGTGCAATATTGATCGCTAAAAGGCTTGAAAAGTATAATCCAATGTTTATGGAAGAACCAGTACATCATGAAGATATAGAGGGGTTAAGAAAATATAGACAACACACTAGTTTAAATATTGCTTTAGGCGAGAGACTTATTAGTTTAAAAGAAACTGCTGTATACGTCTCTGAAGGTTTAGTAAATATCCTTCAACCAGATCTATGCAATATAGGTGGAATAACTATAGGGAGAAAAGTTATTAGCTTAGCTGAAGCATTTGATGTAGAAATTGCTTTTCATAATGCGTTTGGTTCTATTCAAAATGCTTATTCTTTACAAATGAGTGCAATAACTCCTAACCTTTATCTCTTAGAGAACTTTTACGATTGGTTCCCACAATGGAAGAGAGATATAGTTTTTGATGAGACTAAAATAGAGAACGGACATGTAAAAGTTCCAGATAAGCCTGGAATTGGAGTAAGTATTAATGAGAAACTAATAGAGAGTCTAAAAGTAGAACCAAAAGAGTTAGAAGTCCAAGAAGAGCCAGTTTGGGTTGTTAAAGGAACATGGAAAAAATATTTAACTTGA
- a CDS encoding peptide-N4-asparagine amidase, which produces MNKLSKFLLSMFLISMLFFPLLVSSVPTEVNYQHPYIPLNITLPNYLDPKYYSFEAFQIKPPTNITPIIIPVAVNATFNNTGLMPILKKVYIPPGNYSLILMNVSISENNGAQYDRAAYIFVNGVPVFWGSTQEFANSTSQVDLTLFENLLQGNVTFQLVIENFYDAKIGITGLYHMNVTLILYPGNKPKGLPNMFIPLYLSKYNYSYVILNPVSPSITQQVTIPNGTYKMELLLYEEGGGLDEFWYTNEPATRSILIYYDNLLAGVVNPYETIYTGGIDLFWWKPLTSINTLSFHSPMIIDLTPMLAYGLTANITTCVTNLLTAYQITGSTAFDWDISGVLMLWVNQSNPLISAKPLTSISRFMDSTPIFSPGFSADYYQEDGNYLLNYSSLLTFEHGEEFTWTLQVGKFVAYQTFNQIFEKAYLDERFYEVSMDKGIYNSTLVISGNYPVLLDFSAFAVPISNPHVIPYNLSYFQNGTLSLSLEYYYEYLFNNYNTTIKTIENLTSVGGFGGIIEIINSYGGAILVKLTANYANTQKNLTSWFLVNNVGYKEIFSAEGIQNNTTNLTGYYKYIHISFSSS; this is translated from the coding sequence ATGAATAAGTTAAGTAAATTCCTTCTTTCCATGTTTTTAATTTCTATGTTATTTTTCCCCCTCCTAGTTTCCAGTGTACCTACTGAAGTAAACTATCAGCACCCATATATACCCCTTAACATAACCTTACCCAACTATCTTGATCCGAAATACTACTCTTTTGAAGCATTTCAGATAAAGCCACCAACTAATATTACTCCAATAATAATACCCGTCGCCGTAAATGCAACATTTAATAATACTGGTTTAATGCCAATCTTGAAGAAAGTTTACATTCCTCCGGGTAATTACAGCTTAATCTTAATGAACGTATCCATATCTGAAAATAACGGTGCTCAATACGATAGAGCAGCTTATATATTCGTTAATGGTGTTCCAGTATTCTGGGGATCTACACAAGAATTTGCTAACTCTACTTCCCAAGTAGATTTAACACTATTTGAAAACCTACTACAAGGTAATGTGACGTTCCAGCTAGTAATTGAAAACTTCTATGATGCTAAAATAGGAATAACTGGGTTATATCATATGAACGTAACATTAATCTTGTATCCTGGTAATAAGCCAAAAGGTTTACCTAATATGTTTATACCATTGTATTTAAGCAAGTACAATTACTCTTACGTAATACTGAATCCTGTTAGCCCAAGTATTACACAACAAGTTACCATACCCAATGGTACTTATAAGATGGAATTATTACTTTATGAAGAAGGGGGAGGTCTAGATGAATTCTGGTATACTAATGAACCTGCAACTAGGAGTATTCTTATTTACTATGATAACTTACTAGCTGGTGTAGTTAATCCTTATGAGACAATTTATACTGGAGGAATAGATTTATTCTGGTGGAAACCATTAACGTCAATAAATACACTCTCATTCCACTCACCAATGATAATTGATTTAACTCCAATGTTAGCTTACGGTTTAACTGCAAACATAACAACTTGTGTAACAAACTTACTAACAGCATATCAAATTACTGGAAGTACAGCATTTGATTGGGATATCTCTGGTGTTTTAATGCTATGGGTTAATCAATCAAACCCATTAATATCAGCAAAACCATTAACTTCCATCTCAAGATTCATGGACTCAACTCCTATATTCTCACCTGGCTTTTCAGCTGATTATTATCAAGAAGATGGTAATTATCTGTTAAACTACTCATCTCTGCTAACATTCGAACATGGAGAAGAGTTTACTTGGACATTGCAAGTAGGTAAATTTGTTGCATATCAAACCTTTAACCAAATTTTCGAGAAGGCATATCTAGACGAAAGATTTTATGAAGTCTCAATGGACAAGGGAATTTATAACTCAACTTTAGTTATATCTGGAAACTATCCTGTATTGTTAGATTTTAGTGCTTTTGCTGTACCAATTAGTAATCCACATGTAATACCATATAATTTATCCTATTTCCAGAATGGTACTTTATCTCTCAGCTTAGAATATTACTACGAGTACTTGTTTAACAATTACAATACGACAATAAAAACCATTGAGAATCTAACATCGGTAGGAGGTTTCGGAGGTATTATTGAAATCATAAACTCTTATGGTGGAGCTATATTGGTTAAGCTTACAGCAAACTATGCGAATACACAAAAGAACTTGACATCGTGGTTCTTAGTAAATAATGTAGGATATAAAGAAATCTTCTCAGCTGAAGGAATACAAAATAATACAACTAACTTAACTGGATATTATAAGTATATACACATAAGCTTTTCGTCAAGTTAA
- a CDS encoding metallophosphoesterase yields MSEEYSKVLELMEEAKEIFKIQGPFAGEYKARRIAFVGDTHGAVDVTQYVFNEIFDKVDLLVFLGDYVDRYPPSGVENLMIILEKFLQNKDKVVILRGNHESPITNLYYGFYEEVALKFGNEKVYEKFKDFFSYIPYVAIVNNYFCVHGGLPGKDNGGEMKLGIHSVDEIKSLPYPDINPDDPIAFQLLWNDPREGLDDFGFLPNIRGEGTFYFGEKIVKEFLDSTGYSGIIRGHEAVDGFRIDINGKVITVFSSRYHGQSAGVLLMDEGKIKRVYLYQDGSVKAFEGL; encoded by the coding sequence ATGAGCGAGGAGTATAGTAAGGTTTTAGAATTAATGGAGGAAGCAAAAGAAATTTTCAAGATTCAAGGCCCATTTGCAGGAGAGTATAAGGCAAGGAGAATAGCTTTTGTTGGCGATACTCACGGAGCAGTTGACGTTACTCAATATGTGTTTAATGAGATCTTTGATAAGGTTGATTTGCTAGTCTTTCTTGGTGACTATGTAGATAGATATCCTCCTAGTGGAGTAGAAAATTTGATGATAATCTTAGAAAAATTTCTTCAAAATAAGGATAAAGTAGTAATACTCAGGGGAAATCATGAAAGTCCAATAACTAATTTATACTATGGCTTTTATGAGGAAGTAGCCCTAAAATTCGGTAACGAAAAAGTTTATGAGAAATTCAAGGACTTCTTCTCTTATATACCCTATGTTGCTATTGTAAATAATTATTTCTGTGTACATGGTGGTTTGCCCGGTAAAGATAATGGTGGTGAGATGAAGCTAGGCATTCATTCTGTAGATGAAATTAAATCTTTACCATATCCAGACATAAATCCAGATGACCCTATAGCTTTTCAACTACTTTGGAATGATCCTAGAGAAGGACTTGATGACTTTGGATTTTTACCAAACATTAGAGGTGAAGGAACTTTCTATTTCGGAGAAAAAATTGTGAAAGAATTTTTAGATTCTACTGGGTATAGTGGTATAATAAGAGGTCATGAGGCTGTTGATGGTTTTAGAATAGACATAAATGGAAAAGTAATAACTGTATTCTCAAGCAGATACCACGGACAATCCGCTGGCGTTTTATTAATGGATGAGGGAAAGATAAAAAGAGTATACTTGTATCAGGATGGTTCAGTAAAAGCGTTTGAAGGGCTTTAG